From the genome of Spirochaetota bacterium:
AGAGCATGGAAAATCTTCAGGGGGAGTCAGTTGGAGATATTTTTGGTATTGTTACTAATTTTATTACTGAAAATAGGGCAAATATTTCAAAAACTGTTAAAAATTTAGAGGAGATTACAAGAAAGATAAACACTGGAAAAGGAACACTTGGAAAGCTTGTTAATGAAAATCAGGTTCATGAAAACACAGATGGGCTTATTAGCGAGATACGAGAATCAATAGAAGACCTGAGAGAGCAGGCTCCGATTACAAGCTTCATTAGAGCTGCTTTAACAGCATTTTAATTATATGGATAAATAGATGCCTAGAAGAGATGACCTAGAGAAGATACTTATAATTGGCTCCGGACCAATAATTATAGGACAGGCATGCGAGTTCGATTATTCAGGATCACAGGCATGCAAAGCATTAAAGGAGGAGGGGTATAAGGTCGTTCTAATTAACTCCAATCCAGCTACGATAATGACCGATCCGGAGTTGGCTGATAGGACATACATTGAACCTATTACACCTGAGATTGTCGAAATGATTATTAAAGAGGAGGAGCCCGACGCAATTCTGCCAACAGTCGGCGGGCAAACGGCTCTGAATATTGCCCTGCATCTACACAATATGGGCATTTTTAAAAGATATAATCTGGAGTTGATTGGAGCGAGTATTGAGTCAATTGAAAAGGCTGAAAACCGAGAACTCTTTAAAAACTCAATGAAGAAAATTGGTATAGAGGTGCCTGATTCCGGTTTAGCCTCCTCAGTTGAGGATGCTGAGAAGGTTATGGAGAGGATAAAGCTGCCAATTATTATTAGACCGGCCTTTACATTGGGCGGCACAGGCGGCAATATTGTTTATAATAAAGAAGAATTTGTTGAGCTTGTGAGAAAGGGGTTGGATGAATCGCCCATAAACCAGGTGTTACTAGAGGAATCGGTTATCGGTTGGAAAGAGTATGAACTTGAGGTTATGCGGGACAAGAAGGACAATGTTGTTATAATATGTTCAATAGAAAACCTTGATCCCATGGGGATTCATACAGGAGATTCAATAACCGTTGCGCCTCAACAGACCCTTACGGATAGAGAGTATCAAAATCTTCGAGATATGTCTCTTAAGATAATAAGGGAAATTGGCGTAGATACTGGGGGATCAAATATCCAGTTTGCGGTAAACCCGGTTGATGGAAGAGCAATGGTAATAGAGATGAATCCGCGTGTCTCAAGGTCTTCTGCCCTTGCTTCAAAGGCAACCGGATTTCCTATAGCCAAAATAGCTGCCAAGCTGGCCATTGGACTCACCCTGGATGAGATATCCAATGATATTACAAGGGAGACGCCGGCCTCTTTTGAGCCTACTATCGATTATGTTGTTGTAAAGGTACCCAGATGGGCCTTTGAAAAATTTCAGGGTACGGACACAACCCTGGGTACGCAGATGAAATCCGTTGGCGAGGCTATGGCCATTGGTAGAACATTCAAGGAGGCGTTGCAAAAAGCGCTTCGATCCCTTGAAATAGACAGATATGGACTCGGTTCAGACGGGAATATGGCAATAGAAGCATCACTGAAGGGATTGCCGAAAAAATATCAAATAGACTTTTTGGAAAAGGGGATAATTACTCCTAAAGAGGACAAGATATTCTATATTAAACAGGCCTTGAAGATGAACGTGAGTGTTGACAGGATTAGTGAACTTACTTACATCGATCCCTGGTTTATTGAGCAGATACTTGAGCTTGTGAAGGCGGAGGGGGAATTTGTTAAAATCAACCACCTCCATGGATTAACCATTGAGGCAGTTCACAATATGAAGAGGTTGGGATATTCCGACAGACAGATTGGATATCTGGCTCACTCGGATATGATAAATAATATATATGAAAAGGGAATATTATTTCATAAGGAATATTTTCACACCCTGAAATCTATGGAAGAGGAGATAAGAGAATTTAGATTAAAGAATAACATAATTCCAGTTTACAAACTTGTGGATACATGCGGCGGTGAGTTTGAGGCCTATACCCCATATTATTATTCTTCTTATGATCAAGAAGATGAGTCAAGAGAATCATATAGAAAAAAGATAATGATAATTGGAGGGGGACCAAATAGGATTGGTCAGGGAATTGAGTTCGATTACTGCTGTTGTCATGCATCTTTTGCCTTGGCAGAAGAGGGTATCGATTCCATTATGGTGAATTCCAATCCCGAAACCGTATCTACAGATTATGACACATCCGATAGATTGTACTTCGAACCCCTAACCCTTGAGGATATTCTGCACATTTATAAGAAGGAGAAACCTGATGGAGTCATTGTGCAATTTGGGGGTCAAACCCCGCTTCGCCTTGCGAAAATGTTAACTGATAATAATGTCAAAATTATCGGCACCACCCCTGACTCAATTGATAGAGCAGAGGATCGCGAGAGATTCGCAAAGGTTGTGAACAAACTTAATCTCTTACAACCGGAGAATGGAATAGCATTTACGCAGGAAGACGCGGTTAAGATAGCTGGAGTAATCGATTATCCTGTATTAGTGAGACCATCCTATGTTCTCGGCGGAAGGTCTATGTCAATAATATACGATGAGAAGAGCCTGTTGGAGTATATCGATTCAGCAGTTCAACTTTCACCGGGAAGTCCCATCCTTGTGGATAAATTTATTGAAGAAGCTGTTGAAATAGATGTTGATGCAATATGCGATGGCGAAGATATCTTTATTGGCGCCGTAATGGAACATATTGAGCATGCAGGAATCCACTCCGGTGACTCTGCATGTATCATTCCGCCACTATCTATTTCTGATGAAATGATTGTAAGGATTGAAAAATCTACAAGGGATTTAGCAAAGGAATTAGATGTTATTGGCCTAATGAATATACAGTTCGCAATTAAGAATGACGATCTCTATATTATAGAAGTAAATCCTAGGGCATCGAGAACAGTCCCCTTTGTTTCAAAGTCTATCGGAATCCCTTTGGCAAAAATTGCAGTAAAGGTGATGCTCGGAAGCAAGCTACGAGATTTTGGTTTAGCTGAGACGAAGAGGATTCCTTATATTAGCATCAAAGAGGCGGTGCTACCCTTCAATAAATTTCCGGGAGTTGATACCATACTTTCGCCAGAGATGAAATCCACTGGCGAGGTGATGGGTATAGCAAAACATTTTGGTGAGACCTATTATAAGGCTGAAATGGCAGCAGGCGGTCCCCTACCCCTTAAAGGAACAATATTCTTAAGTATAAATCGCAAGTCGAAGGAGGACCTTTTGGAAGAGATGAAGCTCCTATATGAAAACGACTTTAAACTCGTGGCAACGGAGGGCACCGCATCCTTCATAACAAAACACGGAATTCCATGCGAAAGGGTGTATAAGATCAGTGAAGGAAGACCAAATATTATTGACCTTGTAAGGAGTGGAGAGATTGATCTTATCATCAACACGCCATCCGGAAAGATACCCAGGTTTGACGCCTATTCGATTAGGCAGACAGCCTTAAGATATCATATACCAATTATTACAACCATAGCTGCTGCGAAGGCGGCTATTCAAGGACTGCTTGAGGTAAAGAACAAAACAAAAATATCTATAAAACCGATACAGGAATATCATGCGGAGGTGGTATAAATCATGGAAGATAGAGTAATATTAGAGGCAATGGACATAGAAAAAATAATGCGAGAGAATTCTGAAAGGATAATGGAGGAGGTCATTGATATTGACCAATTTGCTATTATAGGCATTCAAACTAGAGGAGTTGATTTAGCAAATAGAATCAAGGGTAATATCGAAAAACTTACCAAAAAATCTATCAAAAGTGGGGTTTTGGATATCACCTTTTATCGCGATGATCTAGCGACAAGAGGAGTCTTGCCAATTATAAAGGAAACGAAAATTGAATTTAACATTTCAAAGCTTACTATCCTTCTGGTTGATGATGTTATCTTTACAGGAAGAACCATAAAGGCAGCCTTAGAGACACTAACAAGTTTTGGACGACCCAAAGCAATCAAACTATTCGAATTAATAGACAGGGGGAATAGGGAACTACCAATACAACCAGATTATTGCGGATTCAAAATTGATACAGAGGTTAAAGATAACATAAAAGTTGTTCTAAGAGAGACTGATGGGGTTGAAGATATTGTTCTTCTATCCAAAAAATATTGAAACAAACCATTCTTCAGCACTATAATTAACTAATGAACGTTAATCTTGATTGTATTAATTGCCTGGTAAGACAGGTTGTTGATGTCTTAAAAATAATTGATATTACGGAAAAGGAAAGAATCTTATATGCACAGGAGATGTTTCAATACATTTCACGTATTGATCTAACTCAGCCTCCTCCTATTGTTGGAAGAATGATCTACTCTAGAATAGGAGAGATAACGCGCAACGCTGATCCCTACTGTGCTATTAAAAGGAAGAGTAATGACCTGGCCCTAAGCATTATACCAACGGCAAGGGAAAATATCCTAAATAGCCTCGATCCAATTAAAAGAGCAATACAGTTCTCTATCAATGGAAATCAAATAGACTATGGAGCTGTGAAGTCGATAAATGAAGATGAAATTATACATGGTATAGAAATGAATATGAACACAGAGATTAGTCACAACCTATTGACAAAATTCAAGAAGGATATTGAAATATCACAAAAGATTCTTTTTATTGGTGATAACGCTGGAGAGATTGTTTTTGACATGCTTTTTATTGAGCAATTGCCGCAGGAAAAAATTGTCTTTGCAACAAGGGGGCGACCTATAATAAATGACTCAACCATGGAGGATGCAAAATACATTGGACTCGATAGGCTGGTTCAAGTTATTGATACAGGAGATAATACGCCTGGGATTGACCTCAGCAGATCATCAGAAGAGTTTTTAAAGGAGTTTAAAAGCGCAGATACGATTATACTTAAGGGTCAGGGCAACTTTGAAACAGTGTTTGACAAACCGCTGGGATTCTATAAAAGGGTTGAGACACCTCTATATTTTTTCTTGAAGGTAAAATGTCAATTCGTTGCTGAAATTCTTAACTGCAATATCGGCGAAGCTCAGTCCCTGAGAATCCAATGAAAAGACAATGCTCATTTGTTGAATGAACATTATCCTATTTGTTGATTAATTACATAATTTCAAACATCAACTGGATGAAGATATCCAGCAGTATTCATACATTATAATTTTTCTATTAACTTCAAAATCCTCCCTTCAACATCATCCCTAATTTTTCGCATAAAATCTATGGATTCACCTGAAGGTTCAGGCAAGTCCCAGTCCTCAATTTTAGTTCCAGGAAAAACCGAACATGCATCTTCACAACCCATGGTGAAAGCCAGATCTGGGTTGGAATCTCCCACTGCCTCTTCTATTGTCTTTGGCTTTCGGAAGGCCATATCGATCTTTTTTTCTCTCATTACCTCTTCCATTACCCCATTTATCCTATCAGCTGGCTCACTTCCACCGCTCATCACATCAATTCTGTCACCAGCATAATGCTGTGCAAAGGCACTAGCCATCTGACTACGGCAAGCATTCTCTCTACATATAAAAATCACTTTTTTCCTATTAACTAATGGCATCACCAATTCATTTGCCTTCGATTTTGCTTCACTTAGAGCTGATGAATGTTTTGTAATGTCGCCCTTCTTCTCAATCTGCCTGTAGGTTAGACTTCCAAGATAATCAGCCCCAACAGCGTCAAAAAAATATTTTGCTGTAAGATTAACACCCTGAAAAAGGTTCTCTCCCTTTGTAGCGCCTAATGCAAACATGAAACCACGCCTCCACTTTCGGCCCGGATCATCAATACCCAACCTATACTTCCTGGCCCAAAAGGTCTGCGACCGGTCAATCAAAGCCTTGATTTGAGCAGTTACGCTATAAAAAAATATTGGGCTGGCCAACAGAATAAGATCAGCCTGACGTAATAAGAAATATATTTCACTGGCCATATCATCATCAATTGGACAGTACCCATCTTTTTCACATATTTGAAACTCCTTACAGGGTTGAATATTCTTTTTGTCCACATCAATAGTCAATGTCTGAGCTCCAATCCTTCGGGCCTCATCCATAAATGTGGATAAGAGAAGACTCGTATTTCCCCTTTTTCGAGGACTTCCCTGCAATCCAAGAACTAACATCTCATGTTTATCCCTTCACAAACCTAAAGGCTTCCATAATATAAAACTATATATAACACTACCTTAACAATATTTCAGTGATAGTTTATTTTACAAATCGAATCATCAATTTAAAAGAGTGAAAAAACTCAACTCTTCTATATTCTACTGCTTTTTATATATCCCTATCAACTCCCCAATACCTAAAACATGACCCTTTGCAAATTCAAGAACTCTTTTCTTGGTGGCATCTTCCGGAAGCAAATTAAGAGTAGTATCCAAGGCATATACCTTGAAGGAGTATTCATGTGTGCCCATAGGAGGGCATGGCCCAGTGTACCCAACACCGCCGAATGATCTATTCCCCTGCATTGATCCGTTATCAAGATTTGTCTCAACAGGCACCCCTTCAGGTAATGATAAAACATTAGCTGGAATATTGTATACAACCCAATGTACAAAAGTTATGATTGGAAATTTTTCCGATGGGGCATCATAATCAGTTACAATAACAACAAAACTCTTAGTACCTTCCGGAGCATTTTCCCAGCTTATTTCAGGTGATATATTCTCAGATTCGCATGTATACCTGCTTGGGATCATTCCACCATTATTGAAAGCAGAACTTTTAACAATAAGGGTTGATTCAGCGTTCTCAATAATATCCCTGCCAACATAATTTTGATAATAAATGGATATAACAATAATAAAAATGATTAATAATACAACCAATAGAATCGTTTTTTTCATTTCACCTCCCATAAATTATACTAATTTGATGTAAAAATTTAAGTAACAGTTAAGTATATATTATAGTTTTTGTCAAGAATTTAGTACTATTTACAAATCCTAAGGTACTGAATTCAGTAAGGCTTTAATCTTTTGATGATTTTTTCACTTGACGATTTAAATGAAAATAAAGATATAATAGTGATAACATCTATTAAAATATAACTAAGGAAAAGGTGTATGCATGGAGGAAAGAAAGGTATCTGACTTTGCATTTGTAAGCAGTGAGTGGCCGCTTGACCCGAATAAACAGACCCTTATATTTATTCATGGTGCTGGCGGATCGAGCACAATGTGGCTTAACCAGGTTGATGCGCTAATGGTCAATGCCAACACAATAGCTATTGATCTTCCTGGGCATGGGAGAAGCAGTGGACAAGGCAGATGTAAGATAACTGATTATGCTAAATCAGTGGTTGAATTCATTGATCTAATAAAAGTCCCAAAACCCATCCTTATCGGTTTGTCCATGGGGGGGGCTATCACCCTGCAGACTATCCTAGATTTTTCAGAAAGGATAGCTGCCGCAGTTCTCATCAGCACTGGAGCAAAACTTCGCGTTCTTCCCGTAATCTTTGAGACAATAGAAAACAATTTTGATGAATTCATAAAAATGATGGGAAAATTCTCAATATCAAATATTGCCGATCCTAAGATACTTCATCAAATGATGGATGAGATGGCAAAACAGGACCCTCGAGTTACATTAAAGGATTTCAGAGCCTGCGATTCCTTTAATGTTATGGAGAGGCTGAGCGAGATCAATATGCCTACCCTAATCATAACTGCTGAAAATGATAATCTAACCACACCCAAATATGGCAAGTTTTTAGAGGAACGAATTAATGGCGCTCAACGAACTCACATTATGGATGCCGGGCATATTGTATCTCTCGAAAAGCCGGAAGAGGTAAATCAGGCAATCGGTGAATTTATAAAAGGATTGGAATCATAGTTTAGACTTCTATAAAACTCGAGCTGCCATTCTTGGGATCGCGGCCTCTGTCTCTGCCATTATCTCCTTAATTAGATCATCTGAATAACTCAAGAGGTTCTTCAATATATCTTCTGTATGTTCTCCCAAGTCAGGGGCGGTTTCCGGCTCTCCCTCAATCGAATCATGAATATTGAATATTGATCCGATTGTCTTATATTTTTCACCCTTGATCTCCATCTCCTTGATTACATCATTGTGTATAACCTGAGGATCATTAACAACCTGTGAGTAATATAGAACAGGACCAGAGGGGATATCGTTTTCATCTCGCAGTATTTTAAGCCACTCGTCAGTTGTTTTCTTGCGCAGAGCCTCTTCTAAGAGTATAGTAAACTCCTTGTTATTAATAAATATATTGATAACATTATTATACTTCGGATCATCTTTCATCCAACCCAGACCAACAAGCTCAAGCATCTCAAAATTGCCAGTTGGGGGAGAAAGGGTAATAAATCCATCCTTTGTCTCAAAAATACCATAGGTTGGCAGCATAATATGCCTACCCCCCTGAAGGGTTGGAGCGTTACCACCTAAAAAATAATTTTGGAAAAGAACCTTCTGCATGAATATAAGCGAATCTAGTAGATTAACATCTGCCTTAACGCCTTTTCCATCCCTATCCCTGTTTATTAGGCTGGCAATTATTGACATAGCAGCATAAATTCCGCCCATCATATCAGCCAAGGCTATTCCACCAGGAATAACCGGGGTATTGGTCTTTGGATCACCCGAGATACTCAAAATTCCACTGTGGCCACATGCAATGATGTCAAATGCTGGATAATTTGTGTATGGTCCAGTCTCTCCATATCCCGTAATATTACAACGAATTATTTGGGGATTTATTTTTTTCAGTGTGACAAAGTCTGAACCCTGTCTCCTAGGCACATCTGCCCTAAAGTTGGATATAACAACATCAGATATTTTAACTAAATCATAAAAGGCCTGTTTGCCAAGTTTTCCCTGTAGATCTAATGATATACTCCTCTTATTACGATTAAGGGAAAGCACATAGTAATTAAAAATATTTACCTTCGGATCTCCGAACCTAATTAAATCTCCTGTAGGGGATTCCAGTTTGATAATCTCAGCCCCAAGATCGCTTAAGAGCATAGTGCCAAAGGGACCTGCATGAGCCTGTGTCATATCAATAATCCTAACTCCACTTAAAGGGCCTTTTGTAATTGCCATATTATAAAATCCTCCTAATTTATCATCCTAAATAGACATTTTCATAAGCATAGCTAAAAATACACTTACAATAATCGATGTCACTCAATGCCTATAACCTTTAGCGAATATACTCCTTCCTCATTCTTGAGATTCCTTAATTTTTTGCTTAAGCTCATCAATATGTTCAGACATATCAGTCCTGGATGACCGTGCCTTCCATATTGGAATCGCCGCTTCACTCTCCGCTCTTATCGCCTTTATGGTCTCATCAGAATATCCCAAGAGACTCTGCAATATCTCATCTGTATGTTCATCAAGATCAGGCGGAGGGTCTGGCGTTCCTTGGATTAATTCTGATTCATTCGACAATTTGAATATGGTGCCTATGGTTTTGTACCTTTCGCCACGTAGTTCCATCTCAATAAACATCTTATTGTGCAGCACCTGTGGATCAGTAATAATCTGATCATAATTGAGCACTGGCCCACAGGGGATATCATTTTCATCACGGAATAACTTGACCCATTCATCCGTATTCCTTTTGAGTAGGGCCTTCTCTATATGCTCATTGAGCTCGATCCTGTTCATTATCATATCTTCGCGCGTTTTAAATTTTGGATCATTTAATAGTTTTTCCAATCCAATGAGTTTGAGCAAGGTCTCCTTATCCGTCTGCTTTACTGGGGCTAAAGTGATATGACCATCCTTTGTATCAAATATACCGTAGGCAGCTGTAGTGCTGTGCCTCTGTCCCTGTAGGGGTGGATTGTTCCCTGTGAG
Proteins encoded in this window:
- the carB gene encoding carbamoyl-phosphate synthase large subunit; translation: MPRRDDLEKILIIGSGPIIIGQACEFDYSGSQACKALKEEGYKVVLINSNPATIMTDPELADRTYIEPITPEIVEMIIKEEEPDAILPTVGGQTALNIALHLHNMGIFKRYNLELIGASIESIEKAENRELFKNSMKKIGIEVPDSGLASSVEDAEKVMERIKLPIIIRPAFTLGGTGGNIVYNKEEFVELVRKGLDESPINQVLLEESVIGWKEYELEVMRDKKDNVVIICSIENLDPMGIHTGDSITVAPQQTLTDREYQNLRDMSLKIIREIGVDTGGSNIQFAVNPVDGRAMVIEMNPRVSRSSALASKATGFPIAKIAAKLAIGLTLDEISNDITRETPASFEPTIDYVVVKVPRWAFEKFQGTDTTLGTQMKSVGEAMAIGRTFKEALQKALRSLEIDRYGLGSDGNMAIEASLKGLPKKYQIDFLEKGIITPKEDKIFYIKQALKMNVSVDRISELTYIDPWFIEQILELVKAEGEFVKINHLHGLTIEAVHNMKRLGYSDRQIGYLAHSDMINNIYEKGILFHKEYFHTLKSMEEEIREFRLKNNIIPVYKLVDTCGGEFEAYTPYYYSSYDQEDESRESYRKKIMIIGGGPNRIGQGIEFDYCCCHASFALAEEGIDSIMVNSNPETVSTDYDTSDRLYFEPLTLEDILHIYKKEKPDGVIVQFGGQTPLRLAKMLTDNNVKIIGTTPDSIDRAEDRERFAKVVNKLNLLQPENGIAFTQEDAVKIAGVIDYPVLVRPSYVLGGRSMSIIYDEKSLLEYIDSAVQLSPGSPILVDKFIEEAVEIDVDAICDGEDIFIGAVMEHIEHAGIHSGDSACIIPPLSISDEMIVRIEKSTRDLAKELDVIGLMNIQFAIKNDDLYIIEVNPRASRTVPFVSKSIGIPLAKIAVKVMLGSKLRDFGLAETKRIPYISIKEAVLPFNKFPGVDTILSPEMKSTGEVMGIAKHFGETYYKAEMAAGGPLPLKGTIFLSINRKSKEDLLEEMKLLYENDFKLVATEGTASFITKHGIPCERVYKISEGRPNIIDLVRSGEIDLIINTPSGKIPRFDAYSIRQTALRYHIPIITTIAAAKAAIQGLLEVKNKTKISIKPIQEYHAEVV
- the pyrR gene encoding bifunctional pyr operon transcriptional regulator/uracil phosphoribosyltransferase PyrR, whose product is MEDRVILEAMDIEKIMRENSERIMEEVIDIDQFAIIGIQTRGVDLANRIKGNIEKLTKKSIKSGVLDITFYRDDLATRGVLPIIKETKIEFNISKLTILLVDDVIFTGRTIKAALETLTSFGRPKAIKLFELIDRGNRELPIQPDYCGFKIDTEVKDNIKVVLRETDGVEDIVLLSKKY
- a CDS encoding ARMT1-like domain-containing protein, which codes for MNVNLDCINCLVRQVVDVLKIIDITEKERILYAQEMFQYISRIDLTQPPPIVGRMIYSRIGEITRNADPYCAIKRKSNDLALSIIPTARENILNSLDPIKRAIQFSINGNQIDYGAVKSINEDEIIHGIEMNMNTEISHNLLTKFKKDIEISQKILFIGDNAGEIVFDMLFIEQLPQEKIVFATRGRPIINDSTMEDAKYIGLDRLVQVIDTGDNTPGIDLSRSSEEFLKEFKSADTIILKGQGNFETVFDKPLGFYKRVETPLYFFLKVKCQFVAEILNCNIGEAQSLRIQ
- a CDS encoding NAD(P)H-dependent oxidoreductase: MLVLGLQGSPRKRGNTSLLLSTFMDEARRIGAQTLTIDVDKKNIQPCKEFQICEKDGYCPIDDDMASEIYFLLRQADLILLASPIFFYSVTAQIKALIDRSQTFWARKYRLGIDDPGRKWRRGFMFALGATKGENLFQGVNLTAKYFFDAVGADYLGSLTYRQIEKKGDITKHSSALSEAKSKANELVMPLVNRKKVIFICRENACRSQMASAFAQHYAGDRIDVMSGGSEPADRINGVMEEVMREKKIDMAFRKPKTIEEAVGDSNPDLAFTMGCEDACSVFPGTKIEDWDLPEPSGESIDFMRKIRDDVEGRILKLIEKL
- a CDS encoding YbhB/YbcL family Raf kinase inhibitor-like protein, coding for MKKTILLVVLLIIFIIVISIYYQNYVGRDIIENAESTLIVKSSAFNNGGMIPSRYTCESENISPEISWENAPEGTKSFVVIVTDYDAPSEKFPIITFVHWVVYNIPANVLSLPEGVPVETNLDNGSMQGNRSFGGVGYTGPCPPMGTHEYSFKVYALDTTLNLLPEDATKKRVLEFAKGHVLGIGELIGIYKKQ
- a CDS encoding alpha/beta hydrolase codes for the protein MEERKVSDFAFVSSEWPLDPNKQTLIFIHGAGGSSTMWLNQVDALMVNANTIAIDLPGHGRSSGQGRCKITDYAKSVVEFIDLIKVPKPILIGLSMGGAITLQTILDFSERIAAAVLISTGAKLRVLPVIFETIENNFDEFIKMMGKFSISNIADPKILHQMMDEMAKQDPRVTLKDFRACDSFNVMERLSEINMPTLIITAENDNLTTPKYGKFLEERINGAQRTHIMDAGHIVSLEKPEEVNQAIGEFIKGLES
- a CDS encoding CoA transferase, coding for MAITKGPLSGVRIIDMTQAHAGPFGTMLLSDLGAEIIKLESPTGDLIRFGDPKVNIFNYYVLSLNRNKRSISLDLQGKLGKQAFYDLVKISDVVISNFRADVPRRQGSDFVTLKKINPQIIRCNITGYGETGPYTNYPAFDIIACGHSGILSISGDPKTNTPVIPGGIALADMMGGIYAAMSIIASLINRDRDGKGVKADVNLLDSLIFMQKVLFQNYFLGGNAPTLQGGRHIMLPTYGIFETKDGFITLSPPTGNFEMLELVGLGWMKDDPKYNNVINIFINNKEFTILLEEALRKKTTDEWLKILRDENDIPSGPVLYYSQVVNDPQVIHNDVIKEMEIKGEKYKTIGSIFNIHDSIEGEPETAPDLGEHTEDILKNLLSYSDDLIKEIMAETEAAIPRMAARVL